The following proteins are encoded in a genomic region of Archocentrus centrarchus isolate MPI-CPG fArcCen1 unplaced genomic scaffold, fArcCen1 scaffold_24_ctg1, whole genome shotgun sequence:
- the arsj gene encoding arylsulfatase J isoform X1 has product MLILWVPVSLFFGFIISQTWSVQMSWEKWNAELHSQRNEFEKSSTQPHIVFILVDDQGFRDVGYHGSEIKTPTLDQLAAQGVKLENYYVQPLCSPSRSQLMTGRYQIHTGLQHSVIRATQPNCLPLKNVTLPQKLKQAGYSTHMVGKWHLGFYKRDCLPTQRGFDTFFGSLLGSGDYYSHYKCEGPGMCGYDLYEGEEAAWEQDRGLYSTVMFTRKAISILANHDPHKQPLFLYLAYQAVHSPLQVPARYLERYKSIPNLYRRKYAAMVSCLDEAIHNLTLALKHYGYYDNTVIVYSSDNGGQPLAGASNWPLRGSKATYWEGGIRAVGFVHSPLLVNKGTKCRSLIHITDWFPTLVTLGEGTLDEDLNLDGYDVWESISEGRRSPRHDILHNIDPIYIKAKNGSWKAGYGLWNTAIQAALRVGHWKLLTGVPGYSDWVPPQTFLNQRQTTRLHNERVRWDRGKSIWLFNITADPYERVDLSQKYPHIVKKMLMRLAQYYKTAVPVCYPAKDLRSNPQYNGGVWGPWYKDERERHEEDEIYNNLFTNHLGKKRWKKKSKNRKSRRKVEE; this is encoded by the exons ATGCTTATCTTGTGGGTGCCGGTGAGTTTATTCTTCGGTTTTATCATTTCGCAGACGTGGAGCGTTCAGATGTCGTGGGAAAAATGGAACGCCGAGCTGCACAGCCAAAGGAATGAGTTTGAGAAGTCGAGCACTCAGCCGCACATCGTTTTTATCCTGGTGGATGATCAAGGCTTCCGGGATGTCGGGTACCACGGCTCCGAGATCAAAACCCCGACCTTGGACCAGCTGGCAGCGCAGGGAGTCAAACTGGAGAATTACTACGTCCAGCCGCTCTGCAGCCCGTCCAGGAGCCAACTCATGACCGGCAG gtATCAGATCCACACAGGCCTTCAACATTCCGTCATCCGAGCTACCCAGCCCAACTGCCTACCCCTGAAAAATGTCACCCTGCCCCAGAAGCTAAAGCAAGCAGGCTACTCCACCCACATGGTGGGGAAGTGGCACTTGGGTTTTTACAAACGTGACTGCCTTCCTACCCAGCGTGGCTTTGACACCTTCTTTGGCTCCCTGCTGGGAAGTGGGGACTACTACAGTCACTACAAATGTGAAGGGCCCGGTATGTGCGGCTATGATCTGTATGAAGGGGAAGAAGCAGCTTGGGAACAGGACCGCGGGTTGTACTCTACTGTGATGTTTACACGAAAGGCTATCAGTATTTTAGCCAATCACGACCCTCATAAACAACCTTTGTTTCTTTACTTGGCGTACCAGGCGGTTCATTCCCCGCTGCAAGTTCCCGCCCGCTACCTCGAGCGCTACAAGAGCATTCCAAATCTGTACCGTCGCAAATATGCTGCCATGGTTTCCTGCCTGGATGAAGCCATTCACAACCTCACATTAGCGCTAAAACACTATGGCTATTATGACAACACGGTTATTGTGTACTCCTCTGACAATGGAGGGCAGCCTTTAGCAGGTGCAAGCAACTGGCCTTTGAGGGGGAGTAAGGCCACCTACTGGGAAGGGGGCATCAGGGCAGTGGGCTTTGTTCACAGCCCCCTGTTAGTGAACAAAGGGACAAAATGTCGATCTTTGATCCACATCACTGACTGGTTCCCCACACTGGTAACCCTAGGTGAGGGAACTTTAGATGAAGACCTCAATCTAGATGGGTATGATGTTTGGGAAAGTATCAGTGAAGGCCGGCGATCACCTCGTCACGACATTCTCCATAATATTGACCCAATTTACATCAAAGCCAAGAACGGTTCCTGGAAGGCCGGGTACGGCCTATGGAACACAGCCATTCAGGCTGCTCTCCGGGTGGGCCACTGGAAGCTACTAACGGGTGTGCCCGGCTACAGTGACTGGGTGCCCCCACAGACCTTCTTGAACCAGCGGCAAACCACTCGCTTGCACAATGAACGGGTCCGCTGGGACCGGGGTAAATCCATCTGGCTGTTCAACATCACAGCTGATCCCTATGAGAGAGTGGACTTGTCTCAGAAGTACCCGCATATAGTAAAGAAGATGCTAATGCGGCTAGCGCAGTACTACAAGACTGCTGTGCCGGTATGCTACCCAGCTAAAGACCTGCGTTCTAATCCTCAGTACAACGGGGGTGTGTGGGGACCCTGGTACAAAGACGAGCGGGAGCGGCACGAAGAGGATGAGATATATAATAACTTGTTCACCAATCATTTGGgtaaaaaaagatggaaaaaaaaatcaaagaacagAAAGTCAAGAAGGAAGGTAGAAGAATAG
- the arsj gene encoding arylsulfatase J isoform X2: MSWEKWNAELHSQRNEFEKSSTQPHIVFILVDDQGFRDVGYHGSEIKTPTLDQLAAQGVKLENYYVQPLCSPSRSQLMTGRYQIHTGLQHSVIRATQPNCLPLKNVTLPQKLKQAGYSTHMVGKWHLGFYKRDCLPTQRGFDTFFGSLLGSGDYYSHYKCEGPGMCGYDLYEGEEAAWEQDRGLYSTVMFTRKAISILANHDPHKQPLFLYLAYQAVHSPLQVPARYLERYKSIPNLYRRKYAAMVSCLDEAIHNLTLALKHYGYYDNTVIVYSSDNGGQPLAGASNWPLRGSKATYWEGGIRAVGFVHSPLLVNKGTKCRSLIHITDWFPTLVTLGEGTLDEDLNLDGYDVWESISEGRRSPRHDILHNIDPIYIKAKNGSWKAGYGLWNTAIQAALRVGHWKLLTGVPGYSDWVPPQTFLNQRQTTRLHNERVRWDRGKSIWLFNITADPYERVDLSQKYPHIVKKMLMRLAQYYKTAVPVCYPAKDLRSNPQYNGGVWGPWYKDERERHEEDEIYNNLFTNHLGKKRWKKKSKNRKSRRKVEE, encoded by the exons ATGTCGTGGGAAAAATGGAACGCCGAGCTGCACAGCCAAAGGAATGAGTTTGAGAAGTCGAGCACTCAGCCGCACATCGTTTTTATCCTGGTGGATGATCAAGGCTTCCGGGATGTCGGGTACCACGGCTCCGAGATCAAAACCCCGACCTTGGACCAGCTGGCAGCGCAGGGAGTCAAACTGGAGAATTACTACGTCCAGCCGCTCTGCAGCCCGTCCAGGAGCCAACTCATGACCGGCAG gtATCAGATCCACACAGGCCTTCAACATTCCGTCATCCGAGCTACCCAGCCCAACTGCCTACCCCTGAAAAATGTCACCCTGCCCCAGAAGCTAAAGCAAGCAGGCTACTCCACCCACATGGTGGGGAAGTGGCACTTGGGTTTTTACAAACGTGACTGCCTTCCTACCCAGCGTGGCTTTGACACCTTCTTTGGCTCCCTGCTGGGAAGTGGGGACTACTACAGTCACTACAAATGTGAAGGGCCCGGTATGTGCGGCTATGATCTGTATGAAGGGGAAGAAGCAGCTTGGGAACAGGACCGCGGGTTGTACTCTACTGTGATGTTTACACGAAAGGCTATCAGTATTTTAGCCAATCACGACCCTCATAAACAACCTTTGTTTCTTTACTTGGCGTACCAGGCGGTTCATTCCCCGCTGCAAGTTCCCGCCCGCTACCTCGAGCGCTACAAGAGCATTCCAAATCTGTACCGTCGCAAATATGCTGCCATGGTTTCCTGCCTGGATGAAGCCATTCACAACCTCACATTAGCGCTAAAACACTATGGCTATTATGACAACACGGTTATTGTGTACTCCTCTGACAATGGAGGGCAGCCTTTAGCAGGTGCAAGCAACTGGCCTTTGAGGGGGAGTAAGGCCACCTACTGGGAAGGGGGCATCAGGGCAGTGGGCTTTGTTCACAGCCCCCTGTTAGTGAACAAAGGGACAAAATGTCGATCTTTGATCCACATCACTGACTGGTTCCCCACACTGGTAACCCTAGGTGAGGGAACTTTAGATGAAGACCTCAATCTAGATGGGTATGATGTTTGGGAAAGTATCAGTGAAGGCCGGCGATCACCTCGTCACGACATTCTCCATAATATTGACCCAATTTACATCAAAGCCAAGAACGGTTCCTGGAAGGCCGGGTACGGCCTATGGAACACAGCCATTCAGGCTGCTCTCCGGGTGGGCCACTGGAAGCTACTAACGGGTGTGCCCGGCTACAGTGACTGGGTGCCCCCACAGACCTTCTTGAACCAGCGGCAAACCACTCGCTTGCACAATGAACGGGTCCGCTGGGACCGGGGTAAATCCATCTGGCTGTTCAACATCACAGCTGATCCCTATGAGAGAGTGGACTTGTCTCAGAAGTACCCGCATATAGTAAAGAAGATGCTAATGCGGCTAGCGCAGTACTACAAGACTGCTGTGCCGGTATGCTACCCAGCTAAAGACCTGCGTTCTAATCCTCAGTACAACGGGGGTGTGTGGGGACCCTGGTACAAAGACGAGCGGGAGCGGCACGAAGAGGATGAGATATATAATAACTTGTTCACCAATCATTTGGgtaaaaaaagatggaaaaaaaaatcaaagaacagAAAGTCAAGAAGGAAGGTAGAAGAATAG